A section of the Halococcus hamelinensis 100A6 genome encodes:
- a CDS encoding NUDIX hydrolase, translated as HEGVGLWVLPGGGVDPGESFRETAERELAEEAGVEARYEGLALTTRVEVRCDDHATWGVLPIFAAAAETTDPTVSDPDEEISAAEWFADLPADTRDRQDLLAWREHAL; from the coding sequence GCACGAGGGCGTCGGGCTCTGGGTACTTCCCGGCGGCGGGGTCGACCCTGGCGAGAGCTTCCGCGAGACCGCCGAGCGCGAACTCGCCGAGGAGGCTGGCGTCGAGGCGCGGTACGAGGGGCTCGCGCTCACCACCCGGGTCGAGGTCCGGTGTGACGACCACGCGACCTGGGGCGTGCTCCCCATCTTCGCGGCCGCCGCCGAGACCACCGACCCCACCGTCTCGGACCCCGACGAGGAGATCTCGGCCGCCGAGTGGTTCGCCGACCTCCCCGCCGACACCCGCGACCGCCAGGACCTGCTCGCCTGGCGCGAGCACGCGCTGTGA
- the pyrI gene encoding aspartate carbamoyltransferase regulatory subunit, protein MSDPTDGGRGDDHEADRPENGGSSHPPHELRISKIESGTVIDHIAGGHAPDVLAILGIGSSTDEVVSVGMNVPSDRLGRKDVVKIEGRELSQDEVDVISLIAPAASINIIRGFAVAEKNRVERPEFVEGVLSCPNRNCISTEGEPVASRFAVLDDGVRCAYCETIVREQLADHISV, encoded by the coding sequence GTGAGCGACCCCACGGACGGCGGTCGGGGCGACGACCACGAGGCCGACCGGCCGGAAAACGGTGGCAGTAGCCACCCGCCCCACGAACTCCGGATCAGCAAGATCGAGAGCGGCACCGTGATCGACCACATCGCGGGCGGCCACGCGCCCGACGTGCTCGCGATCCTCGGCATCGGTAGCTCGACCGACGAGGTCGTGAGCGTCGGGATGAACGTCCCCTCCGACCGGCTGGGTCGCAAGGACGTCGTGAAGATCGAGGGGCGCGAACTCAGCCAGGACGAGGTCGACGTGATCTCGCTGATCGCGCCCGCGGCGAGCATCAACATCATCCGCGGGTTCGCGGTCGCCGAGAAGAACCGGGTCGAACGGCCCGAGTTCGTCGAGGGCGTGCTGTCGTGTCCGAACCGCAACTGCATCTCCACCGAGGGCGAACCCGTCGCCTCGCGCTTTGCGGTGCTCGACGACGGCGTGCGGTGTGCCTACTGTGAGACCATCGTCCGCGAACAGCTCGCCGATCACATCTCCGTCTGA
- the pyrB gene encoding aspartate carbamoyltransferase produces the protein MSLADGDTDQVVSAKDLSRADIETVCDRAAEIERSPPDPARHAGTLLGLLFFEPSTRTRMSFESAIKRLGGDALGMGSVESSSAAKGESLADTVRVTEGYADALVLRHPSEGAATMAAEFVDVPLINAGDGAGQHPTQTLLDLYTMRENTDGLSDLTVGIMGDLKYGRTVHSLAYALTKFDARQHFISPESLRLPRSVRYDLHEAGANVKEHTDLDAVLPELDVLYVTRIQRERFPDENEYRQVAGEYRIDAAGLDAARDDLTLMHPLPRVDEIAPDVDGSQHAHYFEQAHNGVPVRMALLDLLLDGGRS, from the coding sequence GTGAGCCTCGCGGACGGCGACACCGACCAGGTCGTCAGCGCGAAGGACCTCTCGCGCGCGGACATCGAGACGGTCTGTGACCGTGCGGCCGAGATCGAGCGCTCGCCGCCGGACCCCGCGCGCCACGCCGGGACCCTGCTCGGCCTCCTCTTCTTCGAGCCGAGCACGCGCACGCGGATGAGCTTCGAGTCCGCGATCAAGCGCCTCGGCGGCGACGCGCTCGGGATGGGGTCGGTCGAGTCCTCCAGCGCGGCCAAGGGCGAGAGCCTCGCCGACACGGTGCGCGTGACCGAGGGCTATGCCGACGCGCTGGTGCTCCGGCACCCGAGCGAGGGTGCGGCGACGATGGCCGCGGAGTTCGTCGACGTCCCGCTCATCAACGCGGGCGACGGCGCGGGCCAGCATCCCACCCAGACCCTCCTCGACCTCTATACGATGCGCGAGAACACCGACGGCCTCTCGGACCTCACGGTGGGGATCATGGGCGACCTGAAGTACGGGCGGACCGTCCACTCGCTGGCCTACGCGCTCACGAAGTTCGACGCCCGCCAGCACTTCATCAGCCCGGAGAGTCTTCGCCTTCCCCGCTCGGTGCGCTACGACCTCCACGAGGCGGGTGCGAACGTCAAGGAACACACCGACCTCGATGCCGTTCTCCCGGAACTCGACGTGCTCTACGTCACCCGGATCCAGCGCGAGCGCTTCCCCGACGAGAACGAGTACCGCCAGGTCGCGGGCGAGTACCGGATCGACGCCGCGGGTCTCGACGCCGCGCGCGACGACCTCACCCTGATGCACCCGCTGCCGCGGGTCGACGAGATCGCCCCGGACGTCGACGGGAGCCAGCACGCCCACTACTTCGAGCAGGCCCACAACGGGGTGCCCGTTCGGATGGCGCTGCTCGACCTCCTCCTCGATGGAGGGCGGTCGTGA
- a CDS encoding YlbF family regulator: MSTEPDVETGVDPARTPEAVAEELGAAIAATDEYERYVETKTAVEESREAQEKVREFERLRDAFVQAREVGEATEEDRDTLKNAQRELHALPEMADYLAAQQELDARLERLDTAIGTDLDVDFGDRIGSCCQD; the protein is encoded by the coding sequence ATGAGCACCGAACCCGACGTCGAGACCGGCGTCGACCCCGCGCGGACCCCGGAAGCCGTCGCCGAGGAGCTCGGCGCGGCGATCGCGGCGACCGACGAGTACGAACGATACGTCGAGACGAAGACCGCCGTCGAGGAGAGCCGGGAGGCCCAGGAGAAAGTCCGGGAGTTCGAGCGCCTCCGCGACGCGTTCGTCCAGGCCCGAGAGGTCGGCGAGGCCACCGAAGAAGATCGCGACACCCTCAAGAACGCCCAGCGGGAACTCCACGCCCTCCCCGAGATGGCCGATTATCTCGCGGCCCAGCAGGAACTCGACGCGAGGCTCGAACGCCTCGACACCGCCATCGGGACCGACCTCGACGTGGACTTCGGCGACCGCATCGGGAGCTGCTGTCAGGACTGA
- a CDS encoding alpha/beta hydrolase produces MADLPLEHVHAEPDHPTNGPAPAVFVLHGRGADEQDLLPVAQHLPDELAVVSLRAPDRLMGGYTWYELEMPDGDLHRSQPNREEFRRSLDLVSESIDAAVETYGLDPDRIGLLGFSQGSITSLALLCEQPERFAWVVALHGYLADSHADMEPEAIEGKPVFVGSGTMDQVIPTERAEAAAERLRELGADVESNQYESAHGIGRDELADIVAWVETRMS; encoded by the coding sequence ATGGCAGACCTCCCGCTCGAACACGTCCACGCCGAACCCGACCACCCCACCAACGGTCCCGCACCCGCGGTGTTCGTCCTCCACGGCCGCGGGGCCGACGAACAGGACCTGCTGCCCGTCGCCCAGCACCTCCCCGACGAACTCGCCGTCGTCAGCCTCCGCGCGCCCGACCGACTGATGGGTGGGTACACCTGGTACGAACTCGAGATGCCCGACGGCGACCTCCATCGAAGCCAGCCGAACCGGGAGGAGTTCCGGCGGAGCCTCGATTTGGTCTCCGAAAGCATCGATGCCGCGGTCGAGACCTACGGCCTCGACCCCGACCGAATCGGATTACTCGGTTTCAGTCAGGGCTCGATCACGAGCCTGGCGCTCCTCTGTGAACAGCCCGAGCGGTTCGCGTGGGTGGTGGCGCTCCACGGCTACCTCGCGGATTCACACGCCGACATGGAGCCGGAGGCCATCGAGGGTAAACCCGTGTTCGTCGGGTCGGGGACGATGGACCAGGTGATCCCCACCGAGCGCGCCGAGGCCGCCGCCGAGCGCCTCCGGGAGCTGGGGGCCGACGTCGAATCCAACCAGTACGAGTCCGCCCACGGGATCGGGCGGGACGAACTGGCCGATATCGTGGCGTGGGTCGAGACCAGGATGAGCTAG
- the dph2 gene encoding diphthamide biosynthesis enzyme Dph2 has product MSHTEPSEGDLTRTGMSLKHDREWDYELDRIVEAVAERDAKKVGLQFPEGLKRRGPAVTDDLRDLLPDDVRVMLSGQPCYGACDLDTFLMRRTDVFVHFGHSPMKESDKIIYVPLFSNVDVEPIMTDALDELPDEDVGLVTTAQHMNKFEEMREWLEARDFTVHTRRGDDRLTHEGQVLGCNYASADIDADQILYVGGGKFHPLGLAMEHPEKKVVIADPVNNAVSVADTEKFLKQRYGAVHRAMDAEKWGVIFCTKIGQGRWDQAEQIVEENENAYLITMDEVTPDRLRNFDMDAFVNTGCPRITTDDGPRFHKPMLTPGEYEIAVGNEPLENLEFDTFHGTW; this is encoded by the coding sequence ATGAGTCACACCGAGCCATCGGAGGGCGACCTCACCCGAACCGGGATGTCGCTCAAACACGACCGTGAGTGGGACTACGAACTCGATCGGATCGTCGAGGCCGTCGCGGAGCGTGACGCGAAGAAGGTCGGCCTCCAGTTCCCCGAGGGACTGAAGCGCCGCGGCCCCGCCGTCACCGACGACCTCCGGGACCTCCTCCCGGACGACGTGCGCGTGATGCTCTCGGGCCAGCCGTGCTATGGAGCCTGCGACCTCGACACCTTCCTGATGCGCCGGACCGACGTCTTCGTCCACTTCGGCCACTCCCCGATGAAGGAGTCGGACAAGATCATCTACGTCCCGCTCTTCTCGAACGTCGACGTCGAGCCGATCATGACGGACGCGCTCGACGAACTTCCCGACGAGGACGTCGGCCTCGTCACCACCGCCCAGCACATGAACAAGTTCGAGGAGATGCGCGAGTGGCTCGAAGCCCGCGACTTCACCGTGCACACCCGCCGCGGCGACGACCGCCTGACCCACGAGGGCCAGGTGCTCGGCTGTAACTACGCCTCGGCGGACATCGACGCCGACCAGATCCTCTACGTCGGCGGCGGGAAGTTCCACCCGCTGGGGCTGGCGATGGAACATCCCGAGAAGAAGGTCGTCATCGCCGACCCGGTGAACAACGCCGTCTCGGTCGCGGATACAGAGAAGTTCCTGAAACAGCGCTACGGCGCGGTCCACCGTGCGATGGACGCCGAGAAGTGGGGCGTGATCTTCTGTACCAAGATCGGGCAGGGCCGCTGGGACCAGGCCGAACAGATCGTCGAGGAGAACGAGAACGCCTACCTCATCACGATGGACGAGGTCACGCCCGATAGGCTGCGCAACTTCGACATGGACGCGTTCGTCAACACCGGCTGTCCGCGGATCACCACCGACGACGGCCCGCGCTTCCACAAGCCGATGCTCACGCCCGGCGAGTACGAGATCGCCGTCGGCAACGAACCGCTCGAAAACCTCGAATTCGATACGTTCCACGGCACCTGGTAG
- a CDS encoding zinc ribbon domain-containing protein — protein MDGGWGSFRTIDGSASVGDDALRIERSPRKFLRGQRTRWHDGGRKRQLVAVGKLLGFLLPLLFAIYQASAMLDTTIGTVAALSLALVALDPLHRLWKRTRSTRIELSTIERVALDETGRELRVTHDRAGRLARLDVRVRRWLSARGFSATDGTATETTLTLLTDDDVRAARTALRTRGIHVTVDSPEDENETETETEYHYEIRNGVVFCERCESQVSPNDRTCPSCERPLKVERTTEPDRRASREPAIEH, from the coding sequence ATGGACGGCGGCTGGGGATCGTTTCGAACCATCGATGGGAGCGCATCGGTCGGCGACGACGCGCTCCGGATCGAGCGCTCGCCACGGAAGTTCCTCCGCGGCCAGCGGACGCGATGGCACGACGGTGGGCGCAAGCGGCAGCTCGTCGCGGTCGGGAAACTGCTCGGGTTCCTGTTACCACTCCTGTTCGCGATCTATCAGGCTTCGGCGATGCTCGATACGACGATCGGGACGGTGGCGGCGCTCTCGCTCGCCCTCGTCGCGCTCGATCCGCTCCACCGATTGTGGAAGCGGACCCGGAGTACGCGGATCGAACTCTCGACCATCGAGCGTGTCGCGCTCGACGAAACCGGCCGAGAGCTACGGGTCACACACGACAGGGCCGGTCGTCTCGCTCGACTGGATGTCCGGGTCCGACGGTGGCTCTCCGCCAGGGGATTCTCGGCGACGGACGGTACGGCAACCGAAACCACCCTCACGCTCCTCACTGACGACGACGTTCGGGCGGCGCGGACGGCCCTCCGAACACGTGGAATTCACGTAACTGTCGACAGCCCCGAGGACGAAAACGAGACCGAGACCGAGACCGAGTATCACTACGAGATACGGAACGGGGTGGTGTTCTGTGAACGATGCGAGTCGCAGGTCTCACCGAACGACCGGACCTGTCCGTCGTGTGAACGACCGCTGAAAGTCGAACGGACGACCGAACCCGACCGACGGGCATCACGGGAGCCGGCGATCGAGCACTGA
- a CDS encoding GNAT family N-acetyltransferase: MPGARVASGDRVTLRTQESEDVPFLQRAAANPELRYPLGNSPRNREQFEIPDEDDGTNRFLVCLNGDDAGPGSPDEDDVQRIGGMTVRDADWRRPELGYWLIPEVHGEGYATEMLSLAIDYVFRTYDHPAVGAGVYAFNESSRGLLESLGFEQEGRIRRDRFIDGEYVDNVRYGLLREDWRE, encoded by the coding sequence ATGCCCGGCGCACGCGTCGCGAGCGGCGACCGAGTCACGCTGCGAACCCAGGAATCCGAGGACGTCCCGTTCCTCCAGCGTGCGGCCGCGAACCCCGAACTCCGATACCCGCTCGGTAACTCGCCCAGGAATCGCGAGCAGTTCGAGATCCCCGACGAAGACGACGGCACGAACCGGTTCCTCGTCTGCCTCAACGGCGACGACGCGGGGCCGGGGTCACCGGACGAGGACGACGTCCAGCGGATCGGCGGGATGACGGTCAGGGACGCCGACTGGCGACGTCCCGAACTCGGTTACTGGTTGATTCCCGAGGTACACGGCGAGGGCTACGCGACGGAGATGCTCTCCCTGGCGATCGACTACGTGTTTCGGACCTACGACCATCCCGCGGTGGGTGCGGGCGTCTACGCGTTCAACGAGTCCTCCCGGGGGCTGTTGGAGTCGCTCGGTTTCGAGCAGGAAGGACGGATCCGCCGCGACCGATTCATCGACGGCGAGTACGTCGACAACGTTCGCTACGGGCTGCTTCGAGAGGACTGGCGCGAGTGA
- a CDS encoding aldo/keto reductase gives MATNNQSDTFDIGGEDTVHRLGFGAMRLTGEDIIGPPEDEEEARDVLHRATDLGVDFIDTADSYGPAVSERLIGEALAPYEDVFVATKGGLWRDDRDGSWPKCGQPGYLRNAILGSLDRLKVDQIDLYQYHRPDPDVDYADAIGTFADFKDEGKVKHVGVSNASVEQIEEARDVVEIATVQNQYNIGDREDEEVLEYCEENDIGFIPWAPLGSGDLDGLDEVADDHDATEYQVGLAWLLQHSPVMLPIPGTSSIDHLEENVAAADIDLTDEEIETIEN, from the coding sequence GTGGCAACGAACAACCAGAGCGATACGTTCGACATCGGCGGCGAGGACACCGTCCACCGGCTCGGCTTCGGCGCGATGCGACTCACCGGCGAGGACATCATCGGGCCGCCGGAGGACGAGGAGGAGGCGAGGGACGTCCTCCACCGCGCGACCGACCTCGGGGTGGACTTCATCGACACCGCCGATTCGTACGGACCCGCGGTCTCCGAACGCCTGATCGGCGAGGCGCTCGCGCCCTACGAGGACGTCTTCGTGGCGACCAAGGGTGGCCTCTGGCGTGACGACCGCGACGGCTCGTGGCCGAAGTGCGGGCAGCCGGGCTACCTCCGGAACGCCATCCTCGGGAGCCTCGACCGACTCAAGGTCGACCAGATCGACCTCTATCAGTACCACCGTCCGGACCCCGACGTGGACTACGCCGACGCCATCGGGACGTTCGCGGACTTCAAGGACGAGGGCAAGGTCAAACACGTCGGCGTCTCGAACGCCTCCGTCGAGCAGATCGAGGAGGCCCGCGACGTGGTCGAGATCGCCACCGTCCAGAACCAGTACAACATCGGCGACCGTGAGGACGAGGAGGTGCTCGAATACTGCGAGGAGAACGACATCGGCTTCATCCCGTGGGCCCCGCTCGGTTCGGGTGACCTCGACGGCCTCGACGAGGTGGCCGACGACCACGACGCGACGGAGTATCAGGTGGGACTGGCGTGGCTGCTCCAGCACTCGCCCGTGATGCTCCCGATCCCGGGAACGAGCAGCATCGACCACCTCGAAGAGAACGTCGCCGCCGCGGATATCGACCTCACCGACGAGGAGATCGAGACGATCGAGAACTGA
- a CDS encoding NADH:flavin oxidoreductase/NADH oxidase: protein MTEDLFTPLSLRETEARNRVMVSPMCQYSCEDRDGMASNWHLVHLGSRAVGGAGIVMTEATAVEPRGRISPEDLGIWSDEHGEALAPTAEFIADQGSVPAIQLAHAGRKAATSRPWEGHDPLQPDEGGWEVLAPSDYAWDYGDQDSPPLKKADQDDIEGVIESFRESAERALDAGFEVAEVHAAHGYLLHEFLSPVTNHREDDYGGSFENRARLVREVTEAVREVWPEDKPVFVRISATDWIEGQESWDPDQSARLADVLFEAGADLLDVSAGGADPAQEVPHSGPNYQVPYAEHITERKESAIAIGAVGGIETAEQADAVVRNDRADLAILAREHLRDPYFSLHAADALDQSEEAPVPDQYLRGF from the coding sequence TACGCCGCTCTCGTTGCGCGAAACCGAAGCCCGGAATCGGGTGATGGTCTCGCCGATGTGTCAGTACTCGTGTGAGGACCGTGACGGGATGGCCTCGAACTGGCATCTCGTCCACCTCGGGAGTCGCGCGGTCGGCGGGGCCGGCATCGTGATGACCGAAGCCACCGCCGTCGAGCCTCGCGGACGGATCTCGCCCGAGGACCTCGGCATCTGGAGCGACGAACACGGGGAGGCGCTCGCCCCGACCGCCGAGTTCATCGCCGACCAGGGGTCGGTCCCGGCGATCCAGCTCGCCCACGCCGGTCGGAAGGCCGCGACGAGCCGACCGTGGGAGGGTCACGACCCGCTCCAGCCCGACGAGGGCGGCTGGGAGGTGCTCGCGCCGAGCGACTACGCGTGGGACTACGGCGACCAGGACTCCCCGCCGCTCAAAAAGGCCGACCAGGACGACATCGAGGGCGTGATCGAGTCCTTCCGCGAGAGCGCCGAGCGCGCGCTCGACGCCGGCTTCGAGGTCGCGGAGGTCCACGCGGCCCACGGCTACCTCCTCCACGAGTTCCTCTCGCCCGTGACGAACCACCGCGAGGACGACTACGGGGGGAGCTTCGAGAACCGCGCGCGCCTGGTTCGGGAGGTCACCGAGGCAGTGCGGGAGGTCTGGCCCGAGGACAAACCCGTCTTCGTTCGGATCTCGGCGACCGACTGGATCGAGGGGCAGGAGTCGTGGGACCCCGACCAGTCGGCGCGGCTCGCGGACGTGCTCTTCGAGGCCGGCGCGGACCTGCTCGACGTGAGCGCCGGCGGGGCCGACCCGGCCCAGGAAGTCCCGCACTCGGGCCCGAACTATCAGGTTCCCTACGCCGAGCACATCACCGAGCGGAAGGAGAGCGCCATCGCGATCGGGGCGGTCGGCGGGATCGAGACCGCCGAGCAGGCCGACGCGGTGGTCCGAAACGACCGCGCGGACCTCGCGATCCTCGCGCGTGAACACCTCCGGGACCCCTACTTCTCGCTCCACGCCGCCGACGCGCTCGACCAGTCCGAGGAGGCCCCGGTGCCGGACCAGTACCTCCGCGGGTTCTGA